The window GTTCATCTCCAGCATCCTGCTGAGGTCTGAGCTCCCCAAGTGCCAGTTCCCGTGCAGTGTCCCTCTGGctgtgtgccagctctgccGGACCCGTCCCGGGAGCAGCTTCCAGCCGGGAGCAGCTTCCAGCCAGGACCAggccaggcagcagcctccagcctgctccCCGGCAGCCGCAGGGCTGTGCGCAcgcctggccctgctgctgccccactgGGGCCAGTGCCACCACCCTCCTTACCCACTTCAGcagacttggtgccatggtaaATAGCAATTAAGGCCCAGGGCATGAATCAGCCAGGGACAGtccctgggagcaggctggggcaggaagggacagcAGTGCCACACCACACCTGTGACCCAGCCACCCTCCCACGCACCAAGCCCCGGGGCGAGCAGTGCCccgggcactgctgcagccctggcacggCTGAGGGTGGGAACTGGGTGATTGTTGGGAGTGCCACTGCTGCCGTGCTGTGAGGGGCTGttgcctctgcagcccccagcctggctgcgtGTGCCCatgccccagggacagctggggcacagcacagggcaggcagcaggctgctgatgCTGTGCCCTCAcgctgggcactgtctgggctcTGTTCTTCCTTCTGAGCTCTGTGAGCTGCTCATGGGGCACGGCGAGGAGAGCTGGGCCAGTGCCTGAGACAGAGGacagggctgagctggaggGGCTCGACAGGGGCAGTGCAGGGCCCATGCTGGTgtgagctgggggtcaggactGGCACAGCCCATGCTGGTGTGAGCTGAGGGTCAGGACTGGCACAGCCCATGCTGGTGTGAGCTGGGGGGTCAGGACTGGCACAGCCCATGCTGGTGTGAGCTGGGAGTCAGGACAGGCACAGCCCATGCTGGTGTGAGCTGGGGGGTCAGGACTGGCACAGCCCATGCTGGTGTGAGCTGGGGGGTCAGGACTGGCACAGCCCATGCTGGTGTGAGCTGGGAGTCAGGACAGGCACAGCCCATACTGGTGTGAGCTGGAGGGGTCAGGACTGGCACAGCCCATGCTGGTGTGAGCTGGGGGGTCAGGACTGGCACAGCCCATGCTGGTGTGAGCTGGGAGTCAGGACAGGCACAGCCCATACTGGTGTGAGCTGGAGGGGTCAGGACTGGCACAGCCCATGCTGGTgtgagctgggggtcaggactGGCACAGCCCATGCTGGTGTGCTGCACGGGGGTGAGCTGGGAGCCGGCCGGGGGCAGCCCTCGGTGCCCCGGGCACGGCAGCGCGGCCGGGGCAGGCCCAGCGCTGGCTGCGCGCAGCAGAGGCGGCCGCGGGCGCAGCTCCTCCCCGGCTGCCGGAGCTGATTGGCGCGGCCATGGCGACCTGCCCCGGGCTGCTGCATTTGAGCGGCTTCCAAGAGCTGCCGAACCAGACTGGGGAGAGCCCGGCCCGGGCCTGGCCCTGCCCGGCCCGCAGCTGGCAGCCGCTGCCCGCTCCGCTCCTGCCGCCCTGCGCCCCTTGCCCGCACCCAGCTCGCTGCCCTCGCCGCCGGAGCACGGCAGGTCGGTACCGCGGCGGCGccggggaggaggaagaggaggaggaggagaagaaggaggaagtgGCTGTTGGATGCTCCCTGCGCTGCCCGCCCTGCGGTGCCCCGTTGGTGAGGGTGATGGGGACACGGCCTGCTCGGGGAGGGCATCTCAAAACATACCAGGGGGCTTATAAGGCGCCGAGTGGATGCTGCTGTCACTGAACCCTTCTGGCAGCCCTGCTGAAGGCCACctcctgccctggagctgcGCTGACGTCCCACACCCCGCCCCGAGGGCACCTGgggggcagtgggtggcaggGGCGGCTGTGGAGCAGCCGCTGCCATGGAGCCGGCAGCAGGCGAGGACGCAGAGCCTGACCTCCAGctggtgcaggcagccagcGGGGATGGCAGTGCCGGGCAGTGGGGCGAGAGTGACTCTCTGAAGTCAGGGCACCCTGAGCAGGAGCCTCCTCAGCCCCGCAGGGAGATGCCCGCTGccgccaggagctgctggagcccacCCCCAGCAGAGGATGGAACGGAGCCGCTCCTGCCCGGGCATGACAAGCTGCCGGCCCACGGTGCCTCCTCGCCTGCGGGGCAGGACCCTCCTGCCGCCTGCagcaccagccccagcctgtgccctgcgCTGCGGGGAAGGTCGCCCAGCCTGGCAAGTGCCTCCGGCTCCATCCTGAGCTTCTCCGGCGAGGACGAGGAGACCTGGAGCGCCGATTCGGCGGCGGCAGAGCCGTGCCACGTGGCGGCGGGCGGCGAGGACGAGTGCCCCATCTGCACGGAGCCCTACGACGAGCAGCGGCACAAGCCGGCGCTGCTCAACTGCGGGCACGGGCTGTGCCGCGCCTGCCTGCGGGCCATCATGGACGCGGCCGGCGCCGCCGACTTCGGCCGCGTCCGCTGCCCCATCTGCCGCCAGAAGACGCCCATGCTGGAGTGGGAGATCTGCAAGCtgcaagaggagctgctgctgctgcacgcccagcccagctcccccgCGGCCCTGGCCACCCCCCGGCCCCCCGCCCTGCCGCCCCGGCGCCCCGGCCTGGCAGGTGCCCTGGAGCATCGCTTCCAGGTGCGCTTCCACACCAGCCGCATGTTCGGCTGCCTGCCCTGCGTCCGCTACCCGCCCTGCCTCATCCGCcgcctgggctggctgcagagccgctgccgctgctgctacctcctgctgctggcgctgctgctgctggcagagacgCTCAGCttgctcctcatcttcctccccGTTGTCCTGATGGTGCTGCTCTTCCTCATCCTCGACAACTAGCGCTGGGCTTGTGCCTGCGGGCTGGGCCGCGCACGGCGAGAGGAGCCCTGCTCCCGCTTcgcccctggggctgctgctgggtcctGATGCCAGCCTGGGAGCCAGCTTACGAACCCGGGTGCCCAGGatgccccagtgctgctggtgagccCCAAGTGGTTGAGGCAGTGAAGAAGCCCGAGCAGGCAGCCAAGGGAGGCACTCCTGGAGCTGGGCATTACCTGCTTCCCACGGGGCACCGCATCACacatggctgcagcagccaaggGCAGATGGAATGGGATCCCTTCCTGCACTGGGGACCTGTCCCCGGCACAGGGCTAGGGCAGAGCAAGGCTGTGCCGTGGGCTGAGCTGCCAATGGCCAGCACAGACCCAAAATACAGCTCTTGTTTTTACCACAGCTGTGTCCAGATGAGTTCAGTTTGGTCTGAGCTGGGCATGTCCCCTTGAGGCTAGTGGTGACGCAAGAAGGGGATGGTGCCAGCCAGCGGTCCCCAGCCACCCTGTGAGGGTGTGCCTGGCCctaccagcacagctccagccccagctgagctgtgccagcctgtgctcatgCCTTGCCCTTTGTGGAGATATGAGAGCAAACATGACTGTGGTGGGTggctggcagccagctccagctgagcACCACAAGGGGAGGAGCCCACAGGGAGCATGGCTTCGGGGCTATGTCCACATGGGATGTacccacttctgctggggagctgagctgcctgtggTGGGCAGGAAAatctcagcactgggcagaaaTATCTTAGTGGTGGGCAGgatgcaggctctgctgcttacTTGGCAGCCAACCTTGTGCAGGGACTGTGTCCCAGTCAGGCAATGCCTGGGCCAtggcacagctcctctgcacctTTCTTGCCTACCTtgcagagcacagggctggcagctgcttgcAGGGCACACCTGTACCCTAGGGGGAATGAGGTGGGGATGGCTCCAGGCTTTCACCCACTTCTGGGCTGGAGTGGGGAGCCAGGGAGGTGTCAGACCCTCCTGCAGTGGTACTAGAGGGGGCAGTGCTGCCCTCCGTCcttgcagcctgggctgtgacACTCCCTTTTTGTCAccaccagcctcttcttggtgctCTGCCATGGCTCTACACAGCCCCCGTGCCAAACTGCTCCCCATGGCAGTCATGCTTCTCCAGCCCCACCCTTGCTCATCCCTGCCGAGGGGCTCCTGTGCCCAGTCTTCCTGCCTGGCCATGCCAGGGTTGTGCAACCAGCTGGCTTTGCTCTTTTCCCTCAGAAACCTGCCAGGGGCACCACCTAGGAGCTGTGGCTGGGGGAACCGTGGGGTACCACTCTCCACCCAcctccttcctgctcctcttgcaAGGGGGCTGGGTTGGTGAGGAGCCAGCAGATGCCCcctgcctgcacagctctgtgggcagcctctgcccttgtGCCCGCGGGGCAGAGGCTTGGGCCGTGGGCGTTGCAGGGGCACTCAGGCTACTCTCGGCACCGGTGCTGCAAAGGGCCGAGGTGCAGCGGGCagtggtgggcacagggcaccccAAATCAGGTCAGGCGGGGGGCCTGGCAGTGTTTATTTATACCAAGTGGAGCAGCTCCGGCAGGAGCAGCTTGGCCCTCGCCGGGGCGGGTTTGGCTCTCTGGAGCCTGCAGGGCgcagggcactcagtgccccggGGCCCTGGCACCgcatgggcagcctggcacgTGGCGTGCCCTGCATTACCGGGGGTGTGAGGGGCTGTGCCCGCAGGGACACTCGGAGCGTGGCACAGCCCCGGCGCGGCCGTGCTCCCCTggctgggctgccagcccctctggggctgaaacccagggaagagcagctgggTCCTGCCTGGGGTGGGGTCCCTGCGGCTCTGGTGTGGGTCAGAGCCCGAGGGCCGTGCAGAGGGCAGGGTGGCCgcaggagccctgctgcagtgcctgctcccagggactgggatgagttTAGCCTGGCGAGGGTGGGCAGCAGCGTGGTGCCCCAGTGGGCTGAGCcacaggaggctcagaggggctCTCAGGAGCCGTCCCCAGGCACAGCCCCCCCCAGATCCCTGCACACCCTTCCTCACAGTCCCTGTGCACCCCCACTGAGCCCCAGTAATATGTGCTCTGTGTCCCCATGCACAgcggcagcccccagcaccctcctccagcatctcccacaGGCCCCCATGCCCCACAGCCTCATGCCCATGCAGCCCTTCTCCACCTTCTTGCCAACACCCTCAGCTCTTCTTTGCTACCCTCACTGCAGgcccccagctgctctccactCCATcgtgggctgcagcacagccccttCAATCCATCCGTTTTCACCTTGTTgtgccctccctgtgccctcccCAAAGGCCCATCTCAGCCCACGTGCTTCAGTGTatctcagcagtggcagggtgTCCCCAGGCTGGTGACATGGGTGTCCCCATCCTTCCAGGATCCTCCCtgcttggggctctgcagggctggcactgaAGCCCAGCATGCCCCTCCCCTGGGTCCTCAGCCATGCCCAGGTGGCAGTGGGGACCTCAGCCAGCCTCTCTCACACACTGAGTGTGCCTGGTCTCACCCACCTGAGCAGGCGAGGGCTgggaggcagggggcagggggcagggggctgAGGTGTCAGGGCcccatcctgctctggccagaGGCATCCTCACCCCTTTTGCACCATGACCAGGAGCAGCACCTCCCCTTCCTCACTCAGCCCCCACACTGGGGACATGCCAGCACTGTCCCCATCCTGCACCTGTGAGGGCCAGGTTGGAGGGACAGTAGCCAGGGGGTGGCAAAGAACTGGTCAGGCACTGAGAGCAACTCCTGCTCCAGAATCCAGCCTTGGACGTGGAGCTggggcccagcagcagcaggtccctgtgcctgcaggcagccctcACCTACCTTCCACCCCACGAACGCTCCCGAGCTCAGCACTCCCTCCCCATCTGCAGGGCCAGCGCTACCCTGGGGACCTGTCACAGCCTCCTGGGCTCTGTGCCACAACTCATTATCTTCTCATCCTGGGCTTGCACCTCGTTGTGAAAGatgggtgctggcagaggccaTTGCAGGcagcttcctctctgctcaAATGGCCATTTCGGGTGTGTGGCCACCTAGGGTCAAGCCTTTGGCTGCATGTCCCCAGGGAGGACACAGCTCTGATTCCCAGACACCTCACTCCCAGCCTGGCATGGTGCTGCCAGAtagcccagcacagccttcagatcCTCCCCCTTCTCTGTGCCAACGAGGAACTGTTGTGCAACTTGCCAGCAGGGTGGTGGGGCAGGCTGGGGACCAGTGGGGCCACGTCTGTAGGGActggccctggggctgcctggggctgcccaTCTGCcggtggcagcagtgcagtgtggCCCATGGCACTACAGTTTTGGGAGAAGGGATGGGAGCAGTCATCCCCTGAACCTGTGCTGACCCCaagcctgcagagagctgtccCTTGCCAGcccttcctgcagctcaggTGAAGACACTTGGAGGAAGATCATCCCCAGGAGCCGCTAGAGACCCAAGCTCCCTCTCCCACCATGGgccagcctgggcacagagagagCCCAGAGATTAAACCCAGCATGAAACAGACACTTGCAGCCAGGTCACCTGGGACATCTGAGGGGAGCTTTGCTCCCACACATCCTAACCTGCTCCCACAGCAACCTCCTGGCTGTGTCCAAGTAGCTGGTGGGAGCTGGCCagcctgcaggcacagagctcAGTGTGGCCACAGCAGCCAAGGGAGCGTTTTGGGGCttgggatcagagaatcacagaatcagcaggttggaagagagctccaagctcctccagcccaacctagcacccagccctggccaagcaaccagaccatggcactaagtgccccagccagacttggcttcaacacctccagccacagagactccaccacctccctgggcagcccattccagtgccaatcactctctctgccaacaacttcctcctcacctccagcctcaacctgccctgacacagcttcagcctctggccccttctgctggccctgcctgcctggcagcagagcccaaccccacctggctacagcctccctgcaggcagctgcagacagcagtgagctctgccctgagcctcctctgctgcaggctgcacccccccagctccctcagcctctcctcacagggctctgctccaggcccctccccagccttgctgcccttctccaaacaccttccagcacctcaacatctctctgcaatggaggagcccagaactggacacagcactcaaggtgtggatgCCAGAGTGACTTTGAAAGAGCTGCAGCCACCACACCAGAGCTGTCCCTGtcctgctgtccctgtccccctgCAGCACACCTGGGCCCCTCTTGCAAGGAGCACTTGTTGGAGGTTAATAGGGCTGGAGGAATTGGCCCATTTCGTCCTTAATTGCAAATCAGAATCCAATTAGCAGTTTTAAATTTACTCCATACCCAAGAGGTACCCTGAGGGAGGAGGCAACAATGTCCCCATCAGCCTTATGTAATCAAAAGGGCAAATTTGAGGGCAAAATTGCCaccacctctgccctggcttgcccattGTCTTGGTGGCCCTGCAGATGGGGATCTCATCCCAGATTCAGGATGAGCCTTTGGGGTGATGGAGACTCTCCTTCTGCATTTGGGGCTGCCCCAGCTTCCCCAAGCAGCCACACCactgacctccctggggagatgcagcaggaccacctcctgacactgctgccagggcttCATGTGCCCTCCACACCCCTGAGGGGTGCTGGGGATGTGGGTGTAGGGGCAGGAGCCAGGGCATGGCTGTAGGGGGTGGGGGTAGGGATGGCATTGGCTGCACTCTTGATGTTGTATTTTAGCCCCACAGGCTGTGGGCGTGGGCTCATTTTGTGGGCATAGAACCCCTCTGGGGAGGGAACTGGCAGCCAAGAACAAGGGGTCTGAGACCACCCTGCACCCTCCAGGATTCAGCCATGACCCAGGAATgcctcagagcagctgctcacagTGGCCCATAGGGAGGGCAGAGATGGCcacagggagagcagagaacaggctgaggtccagcagtgtgctggtgaGGCTGTGCCTGCACACAGAGCCCCAGCGTGCACCTGTGGGCACACATGGGCAGGTGCCAGCCTgtgtgcacagctcctgctgcagtcgCTCCTGCATTGCCCCAGGATCATCCTTCTGGCAGCTTCTACTGCAGGTTGTGGCCATGAGGTCAGCAGAAGCAATTCTGTCCAGCTgctttgctcagctctgctcagctctgctctgctctgctctgctctgctctgctctgctcagctctgctctgctgggaccctctctgcagtgctggggcagctctggagccctcagcacagcacaggcagggacttgctgcagcagggccagaggagggcacagcaatgctggcagggctggaagggctctgctgtgaggccacactggcagagctgggggtgttcagcctggagaagaggctccagggacacctttggTGGCCTTGCAGAGCTTCGAGGGCTgaccagaaagctggggacagagctttgagcagggcctgttgggaCAGACCAAGGGGTGaaggtttgaactggaagagggagattgagagtggagagaagggagaaatgtttgacactgagggtggggagagcctggcccaggctgtccagagaggtgagagctgcCCCACGGCTGGAACCATCCCAGGTGAGGTTGttggtggctctgggcagcctgctctgattgcagctgtccctgctggctgcagaattggaccagatgaccttcagaggtccctccccacccacACCAGTCTGGGGTCTATGACTGTATGAAATTCCTGCCTCTCCCAGCTGGGTTGTTGCCATCCCAGGGACTCCAGGGACCACTTGGGGCAGGCACTGAGTGCTCTCTGCTGAAGCTGCCAGCTGTATGCCAGGCCCAAGCCGGCTGCTGTGTGCCACTGGGGGTGGTAGAGAGAGAGGCACATGGCAGGGCCCAGAGTGGGGCTGAGGGAGCCCCCTGATGCCCATGTCTCTGTCTGGCTCCCTTCACCAGTGGTGCCACCTGGTCCAGGCTGGCAAACCCCCCCCACTCCAGTATATCACATCACTCGAGGAGGAAAAGCACATCCAATGCCCTCAGTGTGGCTCTGGACCCCTTGCTAAAGTGGGCAGGGAACCTCACAGTGTCAGCCACGTGTGGTAGGAGCATGGACTGGGCAAGGAGGGGGACACAGCCGTGCCAGAGCCAAGATCTAGGGCAGAGGAAGTGTCCAGCTCTTCCCCTGGGTATCTCCCACCCAACTTGCCCCACagatggagcagggccagggcgCAGTGTTCTGGCCAGTGCCCACCCCCACTGGTGCCACAGACACTGGCTCCTGACTCGTTCCAATATAATCTTTATTGGGGAGACTGATGGGGTCAGAACAAGGCCGGGTAGAAAACATCATCATCGTCAtgaccagcagcaggaggcattgGCAGAGCAACACAGAGGCGGTTTCAGGCCCCGTTCTCActggcagcagggtggcacctggggctgtgctggcggCATCGCAGGCTGCCTTGGGCGAGCAGGAGGGGACAGTTGGGTCCCTTTCCCTTGATGGGTGCTGGCCTTTGAccagtgctgggggctgctcttCCCTACAGGGTGGGGGCCCTGTGAGCCACTCTTCCTCACCCGGCCCTGGTGCCCTGGGACCCTGTGGCATGTGCCctggtgccacaggcagggtgGTTGTGGTGCCCAGCCCCTGCGATTtatggctttttctttttgttttaggTTCATTTTTTGCTTTTTCTGGTAGCAAACCTACCCCTCCAAGTGCCCTGGAGAAAGCAAGactgtgcccagggggctgctgccctgccagccccgcTGCGCAGGGGTGAGAACAgagatgctgtgctggggaagggaccATGGGCATGAGCCAGACCTCTGCCCCCCTGCCCAGCCAAATCCCCTCACTGGCAGTTTGGGGTACTGGACCCCACACTGCCCCCTGAGCCATCCCACAGGGCATCGGTGCAAGGCCCCGGGCAGAGTGGCAGAGAACGGGCACAGCTCAATGCCTTTGTGAACACATAGTGGCCTGGGacagggcagctggggacagatggGGAGAAAAGAATCCTCCAAAACGAGGACAAAGTGGAGCTTTCCTCAGGGGCCCACGGGCCACGAGTGGGCACACAACCGAGGGGCCAGTGCGGCAGCTTGGCATGGCTACGGCGACTCGGGAGCGTGGCAGCTTGGCCACTGAGATGAAAGCTTTGGCAAATAACTTACAGAGACGGGGGAGGGGCACACAGCTGAggacctgtccttgcttcccgTGCTGGGTGAGTGAGCCGGTGTGGCACCGTGCACCTCCAGGGCTCCTTGTGCCACACCGGTGGCCATGGGGTGGTGGGAAGGGTTGTTCTGCTGGGGACCCAGCGTCCACTCTGGGAGccgcagggagagaggagggagaagatgcTCAAGAAAGGAGCGCGGTGAAATGCTcggtgcagggcaggggc is drawn from Pogoniulus pusillus isolate bPogPus1 chromosome 35, bPogPus1.pri, whole genome shotgun sequence and contains these coding sequences:
- the LOC135190291 gene encoding ring finger protein-like, with the protein product MEPAAGEDAEPDLQLVQAASGDGSAGQWGESDSLKSGHPEQEPPQPRREMPAAARSCWSPPPAEDGTEPLLPGHDKLPAHGASSPAGQDPPAACSTSPSLCPALRGRSPSLASASGSILSFSGEDEETWSADSAAAEPCHVAAGGEDECPICTEPYDEQRHKPALLNCGHGLCRACLRAIMDAAGAADFGRVRCPICRQKTPMLEWEICKLQEELLLLHAQPSSPAALATPRPPALPPRRPGLAGALEHRFQVRFHTSRMFGCLPCVRYPPCLIRRLGWLQSRCRCCYLLLLALLLLAETLSLLLIFLPVVLMVLLFLILDN